Proteins encoded in a region of the Rutidosis leptorrhynchoides isolate AG116_Rl617_1_P2 chromosome 9, CSIRO_AGI_Rlap_v1, whole genome shotgun sequence genome:
- the LOC139869067 gene encoding PTI1-like tyrosine-protein kinase At3g15890: protein MKNKLMNCCCFAPQEDQDLKISPQKSIDYPWSMYTLKELVHATNNFHTDNKIGEGGFGSVYWGRTSKGAELAVKRLKSINAKAEMEFAVEVEILGRVRHKNLLGLKGFYAGGDERLIVYDYMPNHSLLTHLHGQLAADCLLDWPRRMSIAVGSAEGLAYLHHEVTPHIIHRDIKASNVLLDSDFQAKVADFGFAKLIPDGVTHMTTRVKGTLGYLAPEYAMWGKVSESCDVYSFGVLLFEIISAKKPLEKLPGGIKRDIIQWATPFIQNDTYEQIADPRLKGRFDLMQLKVVVKIAMACTDTTPENRPSMIEVVNWLKNGVAVGSRMKEQIHIVKDRVDETEYKDDDFGDDDTDYYETFDMNKHSGRVPRMPSRNRVK, encoded by the exons ATGAAGAACAAGTTGATGAACTGTTGTTGTTTTGCTCCTCAAGAAGATCAAGATCTAAAGATCAG TCCACAAAAAAGTATTGATTACCCATGGAGTATGTACACACTCAAAGAGCTTGTACACGCAACCAACAATTTTCATACAGATAACAAGATCGGCGAAGGAGGGTTTGGCAGTGTTTATTGGGGTCGAACAAGTAAAGGCGCCGAG TTAGCAGTGAAACGACTCAAGTCAATAAACGCAAAAGCAGAAATGGAATTTGCGGTTGAGGTTGAGATTCTTGGAAGAGTTAGACACAAGAATTTATTGGGACTAAAAGGATTCTATGCTGGTGGAGATGAAAGGCTTATAGTCTATGATTATATGCCTAACCACAGCTTGCTTACTCACCTTCATGGTCAACTTGCAGCCGACTGTCTCCTAGATTGGCCACGACGAATGAGCATAGCCGTTGGTTCTGCCGAAGGGCTAGC GTACTTGCACCATGAAGTAACTCCACATATAATCCATAGAGACATAAAAGCTAGTAACGTCCTACTAGATTCAGATTTTCAAGCAAAAGTTGCTGATTTCGGATTTGCAAAACTGATACCAGATGGGGTGACACATATGACCACAAGGGTAAAAGGAACTCTAGGTTATCTCGCACCCGAGTACGCAATGTGGGGAAAAGTCTCAGAAAGTTGCGATGTCTATAGCTTTGGAGTATTACTGTTTGAAATTATAAGCGCGAAAAAGCCATTAGAAAAGCTTCCAGGAGGTATTAAGCGTGATATCATACAATGGGCTACACCGTTTATACAAAATGATACGTACGAACAAATTGCTGACCCTAGATTAAAGGGTAGATTTGATCTGATGCAATTAAAGGTTGTGGTCAAGATAGCCATGGCTTGTACGGATACTACTCCGGAAAATCGGCCTAGTATGATAGAGGTTGTGAATTGGTTGAAAAATGGTGTTGCAGTTGGTAGCAGAATGAAGGAGCAAATACATATTGTTAAAGATCGAGTTGATGAAACTgaatacaaggatgatgattttGGTGATGATGATACTGATTATTACGAAACGTTTGATATGAACAAGCATTCAGGTAGGGTTCCAAGAATGCCTTCAAGAAATAGGGTAAAATGA